A single region of the Fusarium fujikuroi IMI 58289 draft genome, chromosome FFUJ_chr05 genome encodes:
- a CDS encoding lepA-like elongation factor-type GTP-binding family protein, producing MSLAWSAGRAWSRRCLSQASSFLTPRIYANLRRYATKPTPAELEARIAAIPIERYRNFCIVAHIDHGKSTLSDRLLEYTGTISASDANKQILDKLDVERERGITVKAQTVSYASCGGALLLVDASQGIQAQTVSNFHLAFAQDLALVPVVNKIDMPAADVPRVLQQMKDSFELDPKDAIMLSAKTGKGVPDVLPAVIERIPHPVGDEKKPLKMMLVDSWYDNFRGVVLLVRLFDGTIKAGDNVVSLGTGMKYTVGQVGIQYPHAIPQATLSAGQVGYVYFNPGMKKIQDAKLGDTFTFVGSEEKVEPYPGFEEPKPMVFVAAFPTDQSDYSRLADSIGQLVLNDRSVTLQKDHSEALGAGWRLGFLGSLHCSVFQDRLRQEHGKSVILTEPTVPSKIIWPDGSEEIVSNPALFPETSNPKVKQSQLFEPYVTATVTMPEEYLGRVIELCEANRGEQKSLEFFHTTQVILQYEIPTAQLVDDLFGKLKSVTKGYATLDYEDAGWRESNLVKLQLLVNRQPVDAICKVVHSSQVDRLGRQWVTKFKEHVDRQHFEVVIQATAGNRIVARETIKPFRKDVLAKLHAADVSRRRKLLEKQKEGRKRLRAVGNVIIDQSAFQSFMSR from the exons ATGAGCCTGGCTTGGAGCGCTGGCCGTGCCTGGAGTCGGCGATGCCTCTCACAAGCGTCCAGCTTCCTCACACCGAGGATATACGCAAACCTCCGTCGATACGCCACGAAGCCTACGCCCGCTGAACTCGAAGCCCGAATCGCCGCCATACCCATAGAACGTTACCGTAATTTCTGTATCGTGGCGCATATTGACCATGGGAAGAGTACGCTGAGCGATCGGTTGTTGGAGTACACTGGTACGATATCAGCCAGCGATGCGAATAAGCAGATTCTGGATAAGCTCGATGTTGAGCGGGAGCGAGGTATTACCGTCAAGGCGCAGACGGT ATCGTATGCTAGTTGTGGTGGAGCATTGCTTCTCGTGGATGCATCGCAGGGTATTCAGGCACAGACTGTGTCAAACTTCCATCTCGCGTTTGCGCAGGATCTGGCTCTTGTTCCAGTGGTCAATAAGATTGACATGCCAGCTGCAGATGTACCGCGGGTGCTACAGCAGATGAAGGACAGTTTTGAGCTTGATCCCAAAGACGCTATTATGCTGAGCGCGAAGACGGGAAAGGGCGTACCGGATGTTTTGCCCGCTGTGATTGAGAGGATCCCTCATCCTGTTggagacgagaagaagccgctcaagatgatgttggtggACTCATGGTACGATAACTTCCGTGGTGTAGTGCTGCTGGTGAGACTATTCGACGGCACGATCAAAGCAGGCGATAACGTTGTTTCTTTGGGGACGGGGATGAAGTATACTGTTGGACAGGTTGGCATTCAGTACCCGCATGCCATACCCCAGGCGACTCTCAGCGCAGGACAAGTCGGCTACGTGTACTTCAACCCGGGCATGAAGAAGATCCAAGACGCCAAACTGGGCGACACATTCACATTCGTCGGGTCCGAAGAAAAAGTCGAGCCGTATCCTGGCTTCGAGGAGCCCAAGCCCATGGTCTTCGTGGCAGCGTTCCCCACTGATCAGAGCGACTACAGTCGTTTGGCAGATAGTATTGGGCAGCTCGTCCTCAACGACCGAAGTGTGACGCTGCAGAAGGATCACTCTGAAGCGCTCGGTGCGGGCTGGCGCTTAGGCTTCCTGGGGAGTTTGCACTGTTCTGTGTTCCAAGATCGGTTGAGGCAGGAACATGGCAAGAGTGTTATTTTGACGGAGCCGACTGTGCCGTCGAAGATTATTTGGCCTGATGGATCGGAGGAGATAGTGTCGAATCCGGCGCTGTTTCCGGAGACGAGCAATCCCAAGGTGAAGCAGTCGCAGCTATTCGAGCC ATATGTCACTGCGACAGTCACCATGCCGGAGGAATATCTCGGTCGTGTGATTGAGCTCTGCGAAGCGAATCGTGGAGAACAGAAGAGTCTAGAGTTCTTCCATACAACACAGGTTATTCTACAATATGAGATCCCAACGGCTCAATTAGTCGATGACTTGTTTGGCAAGCTCAAGAGCGTAAC TAAGGGATACGCGACATTGGATTATGAAGATGCCGGTTGGCGGGAGAGTAACCTCGTCAAGTTGCAGCTGTTGGTGAACAGACAGCCTGTCGATGCGATCTGCAAGGTCGTTCATTCATCGCAGGTTGACAGGCTTGGAAGACAGTGGGttaccaagttcaaggagcATGTCGATCGTCAACATTTTG AGGTCGTCATTCAAGCTACAGCAGGTAATCGCATCGTAGCGCGGGAAACCATCAAGCCTTTCCGTAAGGATGTTCTTGCAAAGTTGCATGCTGCCGATgtctcgagaagaaggaagctactagagaagcaaaaggagGGTAGGAAGAGGTTACGTGCTGTGGGTAATGTCATTATCGATCAGTCGGCTTTCCAGAGCTTCATGTCGAGATGA
- a CDS encoding related to acetylxylan esterase precursor, whose product MHSSTTLLLIAATTVNAIGIRDDCKDVHIFLAKGNNEPYPGRQGKLAGAICSGLKSCDYEDIQFQNALEDPFCDSVTEGVKNGIKQITAYNKKCPDSKLVVSGYSQGGQVVGDILGGGGGVFFQNCVEPDLQGLSPKTLPGSKIVAAMVFGDTRHTKDQPYNVLSGKGKDGLFPRPAGMLENLASYGDVFRNYCVETDPICAKGDEVETHLNYFDVFTDDVAEWVKERVGEDTTTTTAATKTSTKAKSTAKETSTKEEVESTTEAASTTKDASTVSTTKDTTTTTAAASTTVDPSSTTDTTSAQGRATAGEASSDAAAPSSTDNAATSKGASLMGMIIGVAALLAI is encoded by the coding sequence atGCACAGCTCTACTACACTTCTACTCATCGCTGCTACTACAGTCAATGCCATTGGCATACGCGACGACTGTAAAGACGTACACATCTTTCTTGCAAAGGGCAACAATGAACCCTACCCAGGACGACAGGGAAAACTCGCCGGTGCCATCTGCAGTGGCTTAAAGAGCTGCGACTATGAGGATATCCAGTTCCAGAATGCTCTTGAAGACCCGTTCTGCGATTCTGTCACGGAGGGTGTCAAGAATGGCATCAAGCAGATCACAGCGTACAACAAGAAATGCCCAGACTCCAAACTCGTCGTGAGCGGCTACTCACAGGGCGGCCAGGTCGTCGGCGACATCCTCGGCGGCGGAGGCGGCGTGTTCTTCCAGAACTGCGTGGAGCCTGATCTCCAGGGCCTGAGTCCAAAGACACTACCGGGGAGCAAGATTGTCGCGGCGATGGTGTTTGGGGATACGCGACATACCAAGGATCAGCCGTACAATGTGCTCTCTGGCAAGGGAAAGGATGGACTGTTTCCTAGACCGGCGGGCATGTTGGAGAATCTGGCGAGTTATGGGGATGTGTTCAGGAACTACTGTGTCGAGACGGATCCGATTTGTGCAAAGGGTGATGAGGTCGAGACGCATCTTAATTACTTTGACGTGTTTACTGATGATGTTGCGGAGTGGGTGAAGGAGAGGGTTGGAGAGGATACGACTACCACGACGGCTGCGACAAAGACGAGTACAAAGGCGAAGAGTACAGCCAAGGAGACGAGTACAAAGGAGGAGGTTGAGTCAACCACTGAAGCTGCGTCAACAACAAAGGATGCTTCAACagtctcaacaacaaaggacactaccactaccaccgCTGCTGCGTCCACCACGGTCGATCCAAGCTCTACCACAGACACAACCTCAGCCCAAGGTCGAGCTACAGCTGGTGAAGCATCATCAGATGCCGCtgcgccatcatcaacagaCAACGCAGCCACGTCAAAGGGCGCATCTCTAATGGGCATGATAATCGGCGTCGCAGCTCTTTTGGCAATCTAA